CCGCGAAGCACAGCGCCCGCGCGACGGTGTCGCCGCGGTTCGCCAGGCTGACCAGCGACCCCGCCTCCACGACCAGCGTGCTGCCGGGCTCGTAGGCGGTCTCGGGACCGCCGTTCACGGACACGGTCAGCGTGCCCTCGAGAACGTACGCCACGAGCTGGGGCTGCTCCATCTGGCCGGTCTCGGTGCCCGGCTCCAGGCGGAACTCGAACAGCGCCTGCACGAACGCCCCCTGGCCCAGCTCGAGCGGGGCCGCCTGCAGCATCGTGTCGGTGAACCCTTCCGGCATCTCTTCCTCCTGCGCCACGCCGAGCCCGGCGGCCACCAGCGCCACCGCGATCCCTGCTACCAAGAACGCCTTCCTCGTCATCCACTCGCCTCCTCGTGGTCCCCCACGCCCCCTGACCTCTCCCCGCTCTCTCGAGCTCCGGCGCCGGCCGACGCTCGGCGCGGCGCGGTCCCCGCGCGCCATCCCCGTGCTCGGGGCGAGCCGCGCCCCGGTCGCGCCGGGACGCCTCACAGGCCGCGCACCGGCCCGGTCTCGACGACGCGGAACACCTCGCGCCTGCCCTCGCGCACCAGCGGGGCGAACCGCCCGTACCAGGCGCGCCAGGCCTCGTCGCGCGACGCCCGCGCCAGGGCCGCCTCGAGCGCCGCGAGGTCCTCGAACTCGGTCTCGAGGACGACCGTGTGGAGCTCCCCGGTGAGGTCCGTCATCACGCGACCGACCTCGCCGCCCGGCCCGCGCGCCGGCGACGACGCCTCCTGGAGGAGCGCCAGCGCCTCCCGCGCCTTGCCGAAGCGCAGCCGGAAGACGTCCCTCACGAGCACCACGCCGCACCTCCCTTCCCCGGCGCGTGCGCCGGTCCCGGGGCCCGGGCGCCGGCGGCTCCTCCGGCGCTCGCCGCCGGGTCGCCGCGCGTGTCGCGCCCGCCCCTGGTTCGCGGGGAGGCTATGGCCGGGGGTGCGGGAGGTGCATCGGTAGAAACGCGTAGGCGCGTGGCGGGGCGGCGCGTACGCGGGCCGCTGCCCGCGATCGCCGACCTTCAGGCGAGCCTACGCCTAGCTATACAGACCGTTCCATCTCTCATGATGTACAGGCCGGTTCACCTCGTGGACATCGGCCCTCGCTCTAACGGCCCTGTCAGGCCCCGCTCACCCGGACACCCCATCATGTCCGGCGAAGGGTCCCACGGACCCTTCCATCGTGGGCCGAGGTAACTTCCTTACCTCTCCCCATCCTCTTCCGATGGACCCCGTGCTCCCCCGCGCGGGGTCCAAACTGCTGTGCCGGACGCTCGCGGACGCCCGAGACGCGACGCGCGGCCCGCGGCTTCGTGAGACCCTGGCGGCCGGAACGTCGTCGCCACCGACGCCCCCACGGGCCCGCGCGAGAAAAGCGCTTCACGAGGCGCTAATCGGTCACGCATAACCTTGCCTTGGCCCGCTGCGGTGTGATGTAATGGTCACTTGCGAGTCAATCCGTCCTCAGGAGGAACCCCTTTTCATGGATGAAAACCCACGCCCCGCCACGGGGAGCCCTGCCCCGGGCACCGACCAGGCCAACGATCAGAGCACCAGCCAGGCTCCAGCAGCGACAGCCGAACAGGGCGACGGCGCGCCGCTGGTGAACGAAGTCTCCAACGACGAACGGGCTCCTTCTCAGGACGCTGACCTCGGTCAAGGAAACGGTGCCAGCCAGCCGGTAGACGGCCAGGCCGTGGAGGCCTCGGCCGCCAACGACAGCGGCGCTCCCGCGAGCGCCGCAGCACCCACGAGCGGCGACGCTCCTACCGGCGCCGCCGAGGCGCCGGACGCCCCCGC
This sequence is a window from Trueperaceae bacterium. Protein-coding genes within it:
- a CDS encoding cupin domain-containing protein, producing MTRKAFLVAGIAVALVAAGLGVAQEEEMPEGFTDTMLQAAPLELGQGAFVQALFEFRLEPGTETGQMEQPQLVAYVLEGTLTVSVNGGPETAYEPGSTLVVEAGSLVSLANRGDTVARALCFAVLPEGALEGE
- a CDS encoding NIPSNAP family protein — translated: MVLVRDVFRLRFGKAREALALLQEASSPARGPGGEVGRVMTDLTGELHTVVLETEFEDLAALEAALARASRDEAWRAWYGRFAPLVREGRREVFRVVETGPVRGL